AAGTTCTTATCTTTGCAGTCCGATTCGCAAAGAAAGCGGTTTTGCTTTTTTTCTTTTATGATTATTCTTTCCCTTTCGCAAGAGAGCCTGAGAAACGAGTTGAAAAGAAAAAACAAAAAAAACTTCCAAAAAAGTTTGGCAGTTAAAATAAAACCTCTTACCTTTGCACCCGCTTTTGAAACGAAAGCGACAAGTTCTTTGAAATATTGATAAACAATACAAGTAGTACAAGTTAAAAAATAGAACCGTCAATACTTGTTTCCCATGTAGCAATACAAGTGAAACACAGGTAATTGAAAAGAGTCAATAAATTGTACGGCATCCTGAACAGAGCAAAAACCTGCCTAACGGCAGATTAACAATACTTTTACAATGAAGAGTTTGATCCTGGCTCAGGATGAACGCTAGCTACAGGCTTAACACATGCAAGTCGAGGGGCAGCATTTTAGTTTGCTTGCAAACTAAAGATGGCGACCGGCGCACGGGTGAGTAACACGTATCCAACCTGCCTCATACTCGGGGATAGCCTTTCGAAAGAAAGATTAATACCCGATGGCATAGTCCTTTCGCATGATCGGATTATTAAAGAATTTCGGTATGAGATGGGGATGCGTTCCATTAGTTAGTTGGCGGGGTAACGGCCCACCAAGACAACGATGGATAGGGGTTCTGAGAGGAAGGTCCCCCACATTGGAACTGAGACACGGTCCAAACTCCTACGGGAGGCAGCAGTGAGGAATATTGGTCAATGGACGAGAGTCTGAACCAGCCAAGTAGCGTGAAGGATGACTGCCCTATGGGTTGTAAACTTCTTTTATATGGGAATAAAGTTTTCCACGTGTGGAATTTTGTATGTACCATATGAATAAGGATCGGCTAACTCCGTGCCAGCAGCCGCGGTAATACGGAGGATCCGAGCGTTATCCGGATTTATTGGGTTTAAAGGGAGCGTAGGTGGATTGTTAAGTCAGTTGTGAAAGTTTGCGGCTCAACCGTAAAATTGCAGTTGAAACTGGCAGTCTTGAGTACAGTAGAGGTGGGCGGAATTCGTGGTGTAGCGGTGAAATGCTTAGATATCACGAAGAACTCCGATTGCGAAGGCAGCTCACTGGACTGCAACTGACACTGAGGCTCGAAAGTGTGGGTATCAAACAGGATTAGATACCCTGGTAGTCCACACAGTAAACGATGAATACTCGCTGTTTGCGATATACAGCAAGCGGCCAAGCGAAAGCATTAAGTATTCCACCTGGGGAGTACGCCGGCAACGGTGAAACTCAAAGGAATTGACGGGGGCCCGCACAAGCGGAGGAACATGTGGTTTAATTCGATGATACGCGAGGAACCTTACCCGGGCTTAAATTGCACCTGAATAACGTGGAAACATGTTAGCCGCAAGGCAGGTGTGAAGGTGCTGCATGGTTGTCGTCAGCTCGTGCCGTGAGGTGTCGGCTTAAGTGCCATAACGAGCGCAACCCTTATCTTTAGTTACTAACAGGTCATGCTGAGGACTCTGGAGAGACTGCCGTCGTAAGATGTGAGGAAGGTGGGGATGACGTCAAATCAGCACGGCCCTTACGTCCGGGGCTACACACGTGTTACAATGGGGGGTACAGAAGGCAGCTACCTGGTGACAGGATGCTAATCCCAAAAACCTCTCTCAGTTCGGATCGAAGTCTGCAACCCGACTTCGTGAAGCTGGATTCGCTAGTAATCGCGCATCAGCCATGGCGCGGTGAATACGTTCCCGGGCCTTGTACACACCGCCCGTCAAGCCATGAAAGCCGGGGGTACCTGAAGTACGTAACCGCGAGGAGCGTCCTAGGGTAAAACTGGTAATTGGGGCTAAGTCGTAACAAGGTAGCCGTACCGGAAGGTGCGGCTGGAACACCTCCTTTCTGGAGCGATGTCGTTCGAAATGACTTTTCAAGGTTCTGTTTTTGTACTACTGGTACTTGTTTATTTATAATATATAGATCGAGCGTCTATAGCAATTATAGATAGAGATAAACAAGAGAAAAAAGAAGCCGAGTCTAACGCAACAGGTAGACAAGGTTGAACTAGTCCTATAGCTCAGTTGGTTAGAGCGCTACACTGATAATGTAGAGGTCGGCAGTTCAACTCTGCCTGGGACTACTCCGAAAACTCTTACGGGGGATTAGCTCAGCTGGCTAGAGCATCTGCCTTGCACGCAGAGGGTCAACGGTTCGAATCCGTTATTCTCCACAGTCTCTGAAAAGAGAAACGATCTTTGACATGATGATAACAAAAAAGTAAAATTTTAGTAAAGAGCTAAAAGTATATATCGAACCGTACGTTCTTAACGTATCAAGATTGCGCAAGCATTCCTCCATACGCTAAGAAGTCAGTTTGAAAGAAAGTAAGCAAGGGCGCATGGCGGATGCCTTGGCTCTCGGAGGCGATGAAGGACGTGATAAGCTGCGATAAGCTTCGGGCAGGTGCAAATAACCTTTGATCCGAAGATTTCCGAATGGGACAACCCGACATTCTGAAGGAATGTCATCCATCCTAGATGGAGGCTAACGCAGGGAACTGAAACATCTTAGTACCTGTAGGAAAAGAAAATAATAATGATTCCCCAAGTAGTGGCGAGCGAACGGGGATTAGCCCAAACCAATGTTGTTACGGCAACATTGGGGTTGTAGGACCACGATGTCGCACGAAATTTGGTGAGAAGAATTCTTTGGAAAATGAAACCATAGACGGTGATAGTCCGGTATTCGAAGCCAAACGAAGCGTAGTGGTATCCTGAGTAGCGCGGGACACGAGAAATCTTGCGTGAATCTGCCGGGACCATCCGGTAAGGCTAAATACTCCCGAGAGACCGATAGCGAACCAGTACTGTGAAGGAAAGGTGAAAAGCACTTCGAACAGAAGAGTGAAATAGTCCCTGAAACCATGCGCCTACAAGCGGTCGGAGCTGCTTAAGCAGTGACGGCGTGCCTTTTGCATAATGAACCTACGAGTTACTTTTTCCGGCAAGGTTAAGAATCTAGAGATTTGTAGCCGAAGCGAAAGCGAGTCTGAACAGGGCGATAAGTCGGAAGGAGTAGACGCGAAACCAAGTGATCTACCCTTGGGCAGGTTGAAGGTTAGGTAACACTAACTGGAGGACCGAACCGATAAGCGTTGAAAAGCTTCCGGATGACCTGAGGGTGGGGGTGAAAGGCTAATCAAACTTGGAGATAGCTCGTACTCCCCGAAATGCATTTAGGTGCAGCCTTGTGAGTTACTAATGTGAGGTAGAGCGACTGATAAGATGCGAGGGCTTCACCGCCTATCAAGTCTTGATAAACTCCGAATGCGCATTAGTCCTATCACAGGAGTGAGGGCATGGGTGCTAAGGTCCATGTCCTAAAGGAGAAGAATCCGGACCATCAGCTAAGGTCCCCAAATAATTGCTAAGTTGAACTAACGAAGTCAGATTGCTAAGACAGCTAGGATGTTGGCTTGGAAGCAGCCATTCATTTAAAGAGTGCGTAACAGCTCACTAGTCGAGGAGTTTGGCGTGGATAATAATCGGGCATCAAGCAATTTACCGAAGCTATGGGATGTGCAAACATCGGTAGGGGAGCATTCCACTCTGCGTTGAAGGTGAAGCGTGAGCTTTGCTGGAGCGTGTGGAAAAGCAAATGTAGGTATAAGTAACGATAAAGGGGGTGAGAAACCCCCTCGCCGAAAGACTAAGGTTTCCTGATCAACGCTAATCGGATCAGGGTTAGTCGGGTCCTAAGGCTCAGCCGAACGGTGAGGCCGATGGCAGAACAGGTTAATATTCCTGTACTACCTCAAGGAGTGACGTGGAGACGGAGCAGTGACAGCGTCGCGGACTGACGGAATAGTCCGTTGAAGGGTGTAGACGTTGATTATCCCAGGCAAATCCAGGATAAGAGTCGAACCTGATAGTATACTAAATTCTTCGGAATGCGGTAATAGTGCGTGTAAACATACTCCCAAGAAAATCCGCTAAACTTAATCTTTGAGGTACCCGTACCGCAAACGGACACACGTAGTCGGGTTGAATATACTAAGGCGCTTGAGTGATTCACGGTTAAGGAACTAGGCAAATTGACCCTGTAACTTCGGGATAAAGGGTCCCTACGGCGACGTAGGGCGCAGAGAATAGGTCCAGGCAACTGTTTAACAAAAACACAGGGCTGTGCCAAATTGAAAGATCACGTATACAGCCTGACACCTGCCCGGTGCTGGAAGGTTAAGAGGAGATGTCATCGCAAGAGAAGCATTGAATTGAAGCCCCAGTAAACGGCGGCCGTAACTATAACGGTCCTAAGGTAGCGAAATTCCTTGTCGGGTAAGTTCCGACCTGCACGAATGGTGTAATGATCTGGACACTGTCTCAACCGTGAGCTCAGTGAAATTGTAGTATCGGTGAAGATGCCGATTACCCGCGATGGGACGAAAAGACCCCGTGAACCTTTACTATAGCTTAACATTGAATTTGGGTAATTGATGTGTAGGATAGGCCGGAGACTTTGAAGCGCAGACGCCAGTTTGTGTGGAGTCGCTGTTGAAATACGGCCCTTTGATTATTTGAGTTCTAACCCGTGGATGCGGGGACACTGTTTGGTGGGTAGTTTGACTGGGGTGGTCGCCTCCAAAAGTGTAACGGAGGCTTCTAAAGGTGCCCTCATGACGATTGGTAACCGTCAGTAGAGTGTAATGGCATAAGGGCGCTTGACTGGGAGACAGACACGTCGATCAGGTAGGAAACTAGAGCATAGTGATCCGGTGTTTCCGCATGGAAGGGACATCGCTCAAAGGATAAAAGGTACTCCGGGGATAACAGGCTGATCCCTCCCAAGAGCTCATATCGACGGAGGGGTTTGGCACCTCGATGTCGGCTCGTCACATCCTGGGGCTGGAGAAGGTCCCAAGGGTTGGGCTGTTCGCCCATTAAAGTGGCACGCGAGCTGGGTTCAGAACGTCGTGAGACAGTTCGGTCTCTATCTATCGTGGGCGTATGAAATTTGCGTGGCTCTGACACTAGTACGAGAGGACCGTGTTGGACTGACCGCTGGTTTACCAGTTGTGCCGCCAGGTGCATCGCTGGGTATCTAAGTCGGGATTGGATAAGTGCTGAAAGCATCTAAGTACGAAGCCAGCCACAAGATTAGATTTCTTAGGGTCGTCAAAGACGATGACGTTGATAGGATGCAGGTGTAAAGGTGGTAACATCATAGCCGAGCATTACTAATTGCCCGTTCACTTTCTTATCAAGCTTGTACGTGTCGCGATATATACGTTTAGCTGTTGCTGATTTTACTTTTTCATCATGTCATAACCTTATTCAGGTGGTTATAGCACGAGGGTTCCACCTCTTCCCATTCCGAACAGAGAAGTTAAGCCTCGTCACGCCGATGGTACTGCGTAACAGTGGGAGAGTAGGTAGCCGCCGTTTTAAAGAAGAGTCTCCTTGATTCAGTAATGAGTCAAGGGGATTTCTGTGTTTATATACCTTCACATTGAGAAATAATACTTTGTTTTTGTTATATAATCTGTAATATATCCGTTTTAGTATTCCATTTGCCGTTTTCGGTATTTTCTTGTTTTCAGATGTCTTTTAGATTCTCTATATTTGCTTTCTCGCCTGATAAAATCAGAAAAAGTATCATTTAGTTATTTTTTCTTTTCATCTTTCTCTTTTTTATCAAATTGATTTTTGTAAATTTGGCGAGAATCTAAGAAAGGTACACAATTAATACAGTAATAATACTAAATACTCCTGTTAATATGGAAAACAAAATTCAAGAGTTGACCGATAAGATTTATCGTGAAGGCGTGGAAAAAGGAAACGAAGAAGCGCAGAGACTTATCGCGAATGCTCAGGAAGAAGCAAAAAGAATCATTGAGGATGCTCGCAAAGAAGCGGAATCAATTGTAAATTCCTCTCGTAAATCTGCCGACGAATTGGTGGAAAATACAAAATCAGAGTTAAAACTGTTTGCAGGTCAGGCTGTAAATGCACTCAAATCTGAGGTAGCTACTATGGTAACTGACAAGTTAGTAACTACTTCTGTGAAAGATTTTGCACAGGATAAAGATTATCTGAATGCGTTTATCGTTGCACTAGCTTCTAAATGGAGTGTTGACGAACCTATCGTTATCTCGACTGCTGATGCAGAATCACTGAAAAAGTATTTTGCAGCTCATGCGAAAGCTTTATTGGATAAAGGAGTGACTATACAGCAAGTAAACGGTATCAAGACTTTATTCACTGTTTCTCCTGCGGACGGTTCCTATAAGGTGAACTTCGGAGAAGAAGAATTCATGAATTACTTCAAAGCGTTCTTGCGTCCTCAATTAGTAGAAATGCTATTTTAAAAGAAGCGACTATGAGTAGTAAGTACTATTACTTGGTAGCAGGTTTGCCGGAACTTTCGCTGGAAGACAGCAAATTGAGCTATACAGTAGCCGATTTTAAAACTGAAATTTACAACGGATTGTCTGCTTCGGACCAGAAGTTGATTGACTTGTTTTATCTGAAGTTTGACAACACAAATGTGCTGAAACTTCTCAAAGATAAGGAAGCGGAAATCGACAAACGGGGAAACTACTCTGCTGCGGAACTCACCGAATACATTTCTATTCTAAGAGAAGGCGGAGAAATCAGTCCAAAAGAATTTCCGGCTTATCTTTCTACATTTATCATTGATTATTTGAATACACCTGCCGAAAGCACGATATTGCACGAAGACCATCTGGCTGCATTGTATTATGAATATGCTATGAAATGTGGAAATAAGTTTATTTCTGCCTGGTTTGAATTTAACCTCAATATCAATAATATCCTTGTCGCATTTACGAGCCGTAAATTCAAATGGGATATTGCTTCCAATGTCGTAGGAAACACGGAGGTATGCGAAGCTTTACGTACATCGAGTGCCCGCGACTTCGGATTGTCCGGTGAGGTGGATGTTTTTGAATCGTTGGTGAAAATCAGTGAGATTTCGGAATTGGTGGAACGTGAGAAGAAACTCGATGCTTTGCGATGGAACTGGATAGATGATGCTATCTTCTTTGATTATTTTACCATCGAACGTATTTTCGCTTTCTTGTTGAAGCTGGAAATGATTGAACGGTGGATTTCATTGGATAAGGAGAGAGGAAATCAGTTGTTCAGAAATATCATCGAATCGCTGAAGAACGAAGTGCAGATCCCTGCAGAATTCAGATAATAAATTATTAAAAATATATGGCAACAAAAGGAACTGTTAGTGGCGTTATTGCCAACATGGTGACCCTCGTCGTTGACGGACCGGTAGCTCAGAATGAGATTTGTTATATCTCGACCGGTGGCGATAAGTTGATGGCGGAGGTGATTAAGGTCGTAGGTTCACATGTATATGTCCAGGTGTTCGAAAGTACCCGTGGACTGAAAGTGGGCGCCGAAGCCGAATTTACAGGACACATGCTTGAGGTTACATTAGG
This portion of the Bacteroides acidifaciens genome encodes:
- a CDS encoding V-type ATP synthase subunit E family protein, producing MENKIQELTDKIYREGVEKGNEEAQRLIANAQEEAKRIIEDARKEAESIVNSSRKSADELVENTKSELKLFAGQAVNALKSEVATMVTDKLVTTSVKDFAQDKDYLNAFIVALASKWSVDEPIVISTADAESLKKYFAAHAKALLDKGVTIQQVNGIKTLFTVSPADGSYKVNFGEEEFMNYFKAFLRPQLVEMLF
- a CDS encoding DUF2764 family protein; the protein is MSSKYYYLVAGLPELSLEDSKLSYTVADFKTEIYNGLSASDQKLIDLFYLKFDNTNVLKLLKDKEAEIDKRGNYSAAELTEYISILREGGEISPKEFPAYLSTFIIDYLNTPAESTILHEDHLAALYYEYAMKCGNKFISAWFEFNLNINNILVAFTSRKFKWDIASNVVGNTEVCEALRTSSARDFGLSGEVDVFESLVKISEISELVEREKKLDALRWNWIDDAIFFDYFTIERIFAFLLKLEMIERWISLDKERGNQLFRNIIESLKNEVQIPAEFR